TTGCCTGGCCTTTATAGGTGTATGCAACCTGACGTGCCATGGTAAAACCCTTTCGTTGTTTTTAGCTGAATTCGCTGCGGAAAATAAAGTACACCGCCCCAAGAATACACAGGCCAGCCCAGAGATAGTCGAGTTTCAATGGCTCTTTGAGATAGAAATAGGCAAAGGGCACAAACAGACTCAGAGTGATCACTTCCTGCAAAATTTTAAGCTGGCCCACATTCATTACCGTGTAGCCAATGCGATTGGCAGGTACCTGCAACAGGTACTCGAACAGGGCTATGCCCCAGCTGACCAGCGCCGCAATTATCCATGGTTTATGGTTGAGCGACTTGAGATGTCCATACCAGGCGAATGTCATAAAGATATTCGACAGACAGAGCAGGGCAACAGTGG
This portion of the Shewanella amazonensis SB2B genome encodes:
- a CDS encoding DMT family protein produces the protein MHPALTTVALLCLSNIFMTFAWYGHLKSLNHKPWIIAALVSWGIALFEYLLQVPANRIGYTVMNVGQLKILQEVITLSLFVPFAYFYLKEPLKLDYLWAGLCILGAVYFIFRSEFS